In Mycolicibacter virginiensis, the DNA window TCCAGAAACCAACGGGTGGCCGCGAAGACCGCCGGGTCGCTGTGTTGCAGGTGCAGCATGTGCCCGACCGGGTCGTCGCCGCTGGGCGAGGGGACGCCGCCGTTGCGACGAAGCCAGTTGAGCAGGACCCGTGGCCGGTAGCCGGCCACCCGACCGCCGAATGCCCTGCGGCTGTACGGAGCGCCGCGGGTGTCCATCCACATCACGCAGGGGCCCACCGGGCGACCCTCGGTGTCGACGGGGATGGTGCTGGCCCATTGCCCGGTGATCGACACCCCGGCTACCTGATCACCGTGGACTCCGCTCTCGGCCAGCCCGCGTTTGGTGGCGTCGCGGATGATCTCCCACCACAGACCGGCGTCCTGGGTGGCGGCCCCGTTCGGCCCGTATTCGGTCGAGACCGTGATGAGGTCCGACCACAACACGGTGCCGTCCAACGACACGAAACCGACTTTGGGTCCACCAGTGCCGAGGTCGACGGCCAGAACGACGCGATCGACGCGCTCCGCACCACTCATAGGGGCGGCAAGGACTGCTGGGTGTCGAGGATGTGTTCCATGAACCCTTCGATGAACTCGGCCGCCTCGGCGGTCATCCCGCCAGGAACGCCGCCGTAGACCGCAGCGCTGACCGGCGCCTCGCCGGCGGCGGTCTTCTTCTTGGCGTACTCGACCGCGTCGTCGAGGTCGGCGGCGAACGCCTCCGCCACGCCGGGCTGGGTCTGGGGCCGGGTGACGGCCATGTGGATGGCGTTCGGGTACTGCTGGCCGTTGAAACGCCAGCCCTTGGGCTTCATCGCGTCGGCGACGTGATAGATGTCGAATTCGTCGGAGCGGAAGCTGAAGCAGAACGTCGGGGAGCCCAGGATCATCAGCTCGGGGTGGCTGCGCACGGCGTCCTGCATGGTGGATGCCGTCTCGAGGATCGCCTTGGCGTAGGCCCGGTAGCCCTCCCGGCCCAGCTGCACCATCGATGCCCACGCGGCGGCGATCAGCCCACCCGAGCGTGAGCCCTCGATTCCCGGCGAGTGGTATTTGCCGCCGGACCACTCCGGCAGGTAGAAGTACTGCGCGTTGCGGTAGGCCTTGTCGCGGAACAGCAGAGTGGAAGCGCCTTTCAACGCGTAGCCGTACTTGTGGTTGTCCGCGGAGATGCTGGTGACCCCGGGAACCCGGAAATCGAACAGGGGGACGTCGTAGCCCAGCTCCTGGGCGAAGGGCAGGACGAACCCGCCCAGACAGCCGTCGACGTGCAATCCCACCCCGCGCTGCTGGGCCAACTGTCCCAGTTCGGGAATCGGGTCGACGGTGCCGTAGCCGTAGTTGCAGGCCGAGCCCATGATCGCGATGGTGTTCTCGTCGATGTTGTTCGCCACCCAGTCCACGTCCGCCTGGGTGGTCTGCGGATCGATCGGCGCCGTGCGCAGCTCGATGCCGAACAGATGGCAGCCCTTGTCGAAGGCCGGGTGACCGGTTTCGGGCTTGATGAAGTTCGGTCGGGTGATGCCCCGGTGCTTGGCGGCGTGCTCTCGGTAGGCCAGCAGCGCGTGGATGATGCTGCCGGTGCCGCCGGTGGTGACCATTCCGACCGGCTCGGTGTCGGTGATGGCTTCGGCGTGCATCAGGTCCAGGGCCATCGCGATGACTTCGCCCTCGAACTTGTTGGCCGACGGACAGATATCGCGCTGCAACACATTCACGTGGGCGAACAGCCCGAACGCCTCATCGAGGAAGCGGTAGTGCTCATGGTCGCCGCAGTACATGGTCCCGGACACCTTGCCGGTTTCCCAAGTGGTGTCCTCGGCCTGCGCCATCTCACGCAGCTCCGCGAGCACTTCGTCCCGCGGCCGGCCCTGCTCGGGCAGCGTGCGGTTGACCGTGAAGCGGTCCGTGTAGGGAAAGTCGGACATGGTGAGAGCAGATCCTCCATCTTGAGGAGCCTTCGGGGTCAGAAACCCCGAGGGATCATCGTGTTGTTGTTCGCACGCGCAATAGCAGAGCTAACCACGGCCGACCGACGTGGCGTCACATCACGTAGTGCGCGCTGCGTCGTTATCACGCCGACTGCCCCGCCGCGGGCCGCAGTGAAATGCCTGAATTCATGATCTCCTGCGCATCTGAATGGCGGCTGCGGGGATAGCAAGAATTACCGCCACATTTTGTTCAATGGCCGCGGGCCCATAATGTCAAATGGCCGACGAGAATTCCAACACCAAAAATAGCCAGTATTCACAAACTTTTGTTGTTAATCGGGCGCTCGGGGATGCTGCCGTGCTAGGCCATGCCCAGGCTGTCCAGCACCGCCGCGTGCAATGCTGCGTTGCTAGCCACTGCGCTGCCGCCGTGGGGGCCGGCGGTGCCGTTGAGGTCGGTGAAGGTGCCACCCGCCTCGCGGACCAGGATGTCCAGGGCAGCCATGTCCCACAACGACAACGAGGGTTCGACCACGATGTCGAGTGCGCCCTCGGCAAGGAGGCAATGGGCCCAGAAGTCGCCGTAGCTGCGCGTTCGCCATACGGCGTCGGTCAGATCCAGGAACCGTTGACGCA includes these proteins:
- a CDS encoding pyridoxal phosphate-dependent decarboxylase family protein; protein product: MSDFPYTDRFTVNRTLPEQGRPRDEVLAELREMAQAEDTTWETGKVSGTMYCGDHEHYRFLDEAFGLFAHVNVLQRDICPSANKFEGEVIAMALDLMHAEAITDTEPVGMVTTGGTGSIIHALLAYREHAAKHRGITRPNFIKPETGHPAFDKGCHLFGIELRTAPIDPQTTQADVDWVANNIDENTIAIMGSACNYGYGTVDPIPELGQLAQQRGVGLHVDGCLGGFVLPFAQELGYDVPLFDFRVPGVTSISADNHKYGYALKGASTLLFRDKAYRNAQYFYLPEWSGGKYHSPGIEGSRSGGLIAAAWASMVQLGREGYRAYAKAILETASTMQDAVRSHPELMILGSPTFCFSFRSDEFDIYHVADAMKPKGWRFNGQQYPNAIHMAVTRPQTQPGVAEAFAADLDDAVEYAKKKTAAGEAPVSAAVYGGVPGGMTAEAAEFIEGFMEHILDTQQSLPPL